The Allorhodopirellula heiligendammensis genome includes a window with the following:
- a CDS encoding CsbD family protein translates to MPNRDQLQGQWNEVKGRLKEHWGQLTEDDLRQCEGNADQLVGMVQRKTGAARGEVEKFINGVFQGSMGDQAAEKLHHYADAAQGFADDATQYAREQARRLAAQSSDYSAQLATTVRNRPAESLAIAFGLGIAAGAFFFLGRKR, encoded by the coding sequence ATGCCAAATCGCGATCAGCTACAAGGCCAATGGAACGAAGTAAAGGGGCGCCTCAAAGAGCATTGGGGGCAACTGACCGAGGATGATCTTCGCCAGTGCGAAGGCAATGCCGACCAACTTGTTGGCATGGTCCAGCGTAAGACGGGCGCAGCTCGGGGCGAGGTCGAGAAATTCATCAATGGAGTTTTCCAGGGCTCGATGGGTGATCAAGCTGCGGAGAAGCTGCACCACTACGCCGATGCAGCGCAGGGTTTTGCTGACGACGCGACTCAGTACGCTCGCGAGCAGGCCCGCCGACTCGCAGCTCAGTCGAGTGACTATTCGGCGCAGCTTGCCACAACGGTGCGAAATCGCCCGGCAGAATCGTTAGCGATCGCCTTCGGTCTCGGCATTGCCGCAGGTGCGTTCTTCTTCCTCGGGCGGAAACGGTAG